The Natranaeroarchaeum aerophilus DNA segment GACTTCACCACTTCGAGGGGAATGTGTCTTGTCGTCATCCCAGGTGAACGTGAACACGAACGGCTCATACAGGGGTGGCTCCCACTCTAGGTCGAATTCCCAGATAGCCGAATCTCCATCTTCCCGTACAGTCTCATGTGCCCGGCTACCCTCTGTAGTTGTTGCAGGGTGTTCTGGGTCACTCGGTTTCTTGTCATCCCCATACTCCATTCCAAATACGTTTTTCGGGAAGGTTTTGCTGGCGATGAGATTATCTGGCTCGAACCTATCCATCACGTAGCGCAGATTGTATCCCCCAGAACTACCAACCCACGTATCCGTCTCCTCTTCGTAACTTGCACCAGCTGCTTCTACACCTGCGAACTCCCATTCTCCGCTTTTCTCCGGTCCAACAGGCGTACAATGGACGTTAATATCGTAGTCTGCAACAGGGTTTACGCTCGCCTGTAGATAGACGGTGAGCATATCATCCGTTACATCCCGCACGTCAACGACGTATAGATTGTGCCCCTTCACACGCTTTCCATCTTCAATCGGAATCCGGTTTTGGTTGTGGATATATTCTTCATTATCGAAATTCGTGGGAATTCTTTCTTCGCTCTCTTTTGTGTCGTTTTCTTCTTCTTCTCCTTCCACATCCTCTTCGAGAATGCCCATACAGCCAGCCAGTCCAGCTGCCGTTCCAGAGCCGAGCAGACCGAGCAGGTTTCGTCTTTCCATACGTAGCATATACTGTCAGCTATCAATAAAGTATTGGATTTTATATTAACTCAGTATGGATTTACAAATACCACGCGCCTATGGGGGTCATCGGCTCTTGGACTTATCTTGGGTAACATATATGGGGCTTATTTAATTTATATAAGATAATGAAATATAGTAATGTAGAAATAGACTGGATTTCACAATGGATTTTGAGTCATATCTGTGATTCAGATGGTTTTGAATCAACAAGTAGTATCGTAGCTGCACTAACAGTGTATGATGGTGTGACAGAGAACAAGGTCCGCCGCAGGCTCCGCCAGCTTCGCGGCGAAGGATTAGTAGTGTGTGAGACCGAGCACCGCGAGAACGTTGCTGACGCTAATTTGTACCAGATGAATCCCAATGCTCTTGATGATTTAGATGGTCTCTCGTCACCACCTGATAGCTCTGATGGCGTTGGTGAGTTAGAGAGCAAAGTCCAAGAGCTACAAGTCGAAAACAACCGGCTTGAATCCGATGTACGTGAACTGCAATCACAACTGCAGTTGCTTCAGGACCATTTTAACAGCCGTGGAAGCGAGAGAATTGGTAGAATTGAAGAGAATCAAGACTATTTGATGGAGCACGCCGAGGTATCTGAGCTGCACCTTTTAGCAGCAGTGGAAATATTTAACGAACACAGTATCGATTTCGATGCATATCTTGATGAAGTGCGTGAGCAGTCTGACGTAGGGCCAAAAGAAGCCTAATAGGAGAACTATTCTTTTTTGTTGATTGGCTTTTTTATTCACTGTCTACCGATATAGCGGTGTGTCTGCTTCCACACGAACACGCATACCCGTCGTCGTCTTGTTCCAATAATATAAGATTATGTGAAATCTCACCCCCATTTGGACAGCGATAGTAGAGTTTTTTCAGAATCCAACCATGACCCAACTGACCGTGTGGGTCACTGCCATCAACCTCGTTGTAGTGGTTCGCACAGAGCTTCCACTCTTGATGTGGATGGCCACGTTGGCTTGCTATTGTTCGAGCAGCAAGCTGATTGCAGCTCTCAGCTTGGCAGATGGGATAAATTGGAAGTATGTCCTGTCCAGAGTTAGTTTGGTCCGTTACCCCATTAACTGTATTCGAGACCCTCTCCAAACACTTGTCACAAAGGTCAACGGTCTCGTTGCCGCTCAAACCCACGTAATTACCTACTGGTGTCCCTGTTTGGATGGTCGAGTTTGTTTCTCTATTGGAGCTACACCAGTTACACCTGTCTTCACCGAGCAAATCGAAATCAAGGTCTGCATATTTGTAGTACGGACCAGCGTCATCAACGATGGTTACTACGCCTAAATGTTCAAGCGCGTGGAGTCTCTCACGTGCTTCTTTGTTGCTGATTCCAACAAAATCGGCAAGAGTCTTTGCTGTGAATTTCTCGCCGAAGTGGAATAACGCAACCGCCATCCGCTCACCAGGTGTCAGTTGTCGGTGGTAGTCGTGTTTAAACATGTGCCTCCCCCCTGAGCATCTCTTTGAGTTCGGCATCGCCGTTGAGCTCTAACTCGACGGTGCCGCCCAGACAGTCGGTTGTACTCATCGCATTTCACCCTCGGGCATATTGACGACAGAGCGTGGGCACCCATCATCGACGTATTCTTTTAGATTCGAAACTCCTCCATCAACCGACACTGCCTCCAAACCGATGATGTCATCATCCGCATAGACAGGGACACGCTGGAAGAAATTCGGACCATCTATACAACAGAACTCCCAGTTGAGGTCTAACTGTGTCCCCTCGACGGTGATTGTCTCGTATTTGGCCACGACCTCGTAAGCAGTCGCATCAGGTATCCAAACGCTCAGCGAGAGTTCGTCTTTGCCACTAAGCTCTGTTTCTACAGCAATTGCAACGGCACCAGCCTCGACAAGTACCTCAACAAGCCTATCTGGAGTCACCGATTCAGAAGGCAACGGAGTCGGGTCTTCGTCGTTCTGGACGAACTCGGTTACCTGCCGAACTCCGTCCTCAACAGTGACCTCTTTCGGTCCATACGACATCCCCTCAGCGTACAGTGGGACTCGGCGATAGAGGTGAGTCTCTCCGGCCAATATACTGCCCAATCGAATTGGGAATGGTCTCCCATCAATTTCAACCGCGTCGAGCTCGCGTAGCGAATCGGCCACGCTAGCCTCATCACCACCAACAGGCACGTGGTAAGTTACTCCGAAGAGCCCACGAGCAAGATGGTCTTCTGAAATCGCTGCAAATACAGCATCAGTATCCTCGATTGCTTCTGTAAATTTCCTCACAGAAACAACATTATTCTCGGACAAGCAGACTGTCTCTCCTTCCTCCTGAGACTCGCAGAATTCAACGAGTCGGTCAATTGCGGTTTCGCTGTCTGGAACAGTACAATAGAAATCGAGAACTGATACATCCTCTTGCTCTTTCGACTGACACTCAATGTACCCAGTGACAACTAACGAACCGTCATGCTGTGATTCGACATACGCACATACGGGACTGTCTTTTGCTTTTGCGCACAGACGAGTGGACCTCTTTTCAACAGTCCATTTGTCTGCGAGTTGATTTCGGGCCATTTCTACTACATCGCTTTTGTTCTTGTCTTCTATCATCAAATCAGCCTTAGGATTTAACAAATATATAGTTTTTGTTTTTATTTTATTAATTTAATAGGGAGTGACAGATTATTTATTCTCCTGTTGAACAAGGACCATCTCCTCTGCGAGGTGGCTCAGAGTGTCATAGAACAATAACCACCTGCTGTCAGTACTATTCATCCTTACGCATACCTACGTAGAATTTGACCCCTTTGAGAGGTTTTGAGAGGATATTACCATCGTGTATAATATTTGTACGAGGAGAAGAGACTCTGGAGCCAACAATATGCGAGACAACAACTCTGCGTTCGACCTAATTTGAGGGATTAGGAACTAACCCCAACTCGACCAAAGAGAACAACCGATTCTTTACTTATTTGCGGAAAGGGCAATATCAGGCATCTCGATATTATGTTTCTTTGCGAGTTTGCGGTACCAGTCTTGTCGGTCAATGATGTCGTACACTGTCCCTCTACTGATTCCTGTTTTATCAACGATGTTCGTTTTTGGCGCATCTGCATCGTTGAGGGCAAGCACCATTAGTGCATCCTCAAATCCGTCCCCTGGGACAAGATGATGTCCATTATTGTCGTGCTCTGTTCCATACCGGGGCCGGCCTTGGTGGTAGCCGTTCTCAACCCGCTCGTTAATTTTCTTCTTGGCCTGCTGGATTTCGCGGCGTTTGGCTACATCGTCCATATAATTACGAATCATCTCGATGAGCCATGACTCGTCGTCTTCTAGCTCAACACACTCGCCGTCTTTGGTCGTCCAGAGTTCGACACCCCACTCGTCTAGGTCGTAGTAGAGCATTGACCGCTCACGCTTATCACGGGAGAGTCGGTCACGGTCCCGGACGACCACGGCGTCTACGTCTTCATCTTTGAGTGTTGCCTGCATCTCAAGATACTCAGGACGGTCTGCGTCAAACCCAGAAGAACGTTGACCGTCGTCATAGATGCGGAGCAGGTCGAACCCCTGGCCGTCGGTGAGCTGGCGAATTTCTCTTTGTTGGTCAGAAATGCTAGTGTCGCTGGTCTGGGACAGCCGACTGTATCCGACCGCGGTTTTTTTACTCATTGTTATCAGCTCGCTCGGTGACACGTAGTTTGAGTGTATTTTGTGATTCTACCTCCCACTCAGCATCGGCTCCCTTGAGGTTCATTGCGTCAGCAAGATTTTTGTTAATTGTTACCACGTATTG contains these protein-coding regions:
- a CDS encoding recombinase family protein, producing the protein MSKKTAVGYSRLSQTSDTSISDQQREIRQLTDGQGFDLLRIYDDGQRSSGFDADRPEYLEMQATLKDEDVDAVVVRDRDRLSRDKRERSMLYYDLDEWGVELWTTKDGECVELEDDESWLIEMIRNYMDDVAKRREIQQAKKKINERVENGYHQGRPRYGTEHDNNGHHLVPGDGFEDALMVLALNDADAPKTNIVDKTGISRGTVYDIIDRQDWYRKLAKKHNIEMPDIALSANK